ccacgcccggctcttttcaGAACTTCTAACCTCTGATAAATACCAACAGCAGGAGTCTGAGCGCAACGCCAATGCTCATATTTTCAATGTGTAAAGATAAACCACAGCAGGAATGGGCCAGCCACGGAACTTACATGTGGGAGAAGATGTAACAGAGCATCGCCACTCAGAGTTCCGACAGCCAGCGCCACGAGGAAGCTCAGCAGGAACTTGAAAAATACCCGGTTCATGAGTGGCACCAAGATGACtcccagcagagacaggaaacTGATGATGGAAATGGCGATGAAGCCACCAAGCCAGGCTGGCAAACCAATCAGAGCAGAGGAAAGTCATGTAACTTATAACCCAAGAGGATTCCCATGAGGGCATTAAACATGTAAGCAGAGCAGCTGAATTTGGGGTGGTTAGGACCCTCATGTAATCCTGTTGCAGGTCCAGATGGAGAacctcacacacaaatacagagacttCAAGATCAGGGGTAAATCTAGTCTacatagggtctcactatgtagatcaggctggcctggaactcacagatccacctgtctctgcttccagagtgctggaattaaaggtgtgtgtttcTATGCCTACCTACAgcggaaaaaaatcttcaaatggGGGTTAACGGAAGAGAAAAACTTACAAGGATAAACTGTCTCTTACTTGGGGCCCAATGACTGCTTTCATTCTTAGAACAGCTAAGCTATgaaacaggagagagaagaaaacaaggaaaaactAATTTCCatgtaaacaatttttaaaaagtctctctttcttcctcattaTAGTGTTCTTCCTCCCCACTGTTTcccttctttgagacagtctctctctctcagtacaTTAAAGGCACTGAATGCCTCCCACAAAGATGACACATTCTAGGCAGGCTATCCTAATATCAGCCagagtgcatacatacataggctaggctagttttgaactcacaatccACCTTCCTTAGCTTccccaaggctgggattacagctgctAACATACAAGGCTTCATTTACTTAAAAACGTATTTAttgccggacgtggtggcgcatgcctttaatcctagcacttgggaggcagaggcaggcggatttctgagttcgaggacagcctggtctacaaagtgagttccaagacagccagggctatacagaaaaaccctgtctcgaaaaacataacaaaacaaaacaagtatttattttatcttatgtacaGTGTATATGCTTGAGTGCacgtctgtgcaccacatgcattcaGAAGCCCTCAGAGGTCAcaagagagcactggatccccaggaactggagttacggatggttgtgaggcatctgtgggtgctaggaactgaaccaggtattttgcaagaacagtcagtgctcttgaccagaGACACCTCTCCAGTGCCAACACCCTCCCCCGTCCCACCCCAtgcctttttaaaagaagcaaacaacTTTTACCATGTATATTCAGAACATTCAGGTCACAGAACAACTAAGACACTGTATCTAGAGCGACAATGAAAAATAGTCTCAAATAGAAAGAGAAGTACAACCTAAGTGCATCTACTAGAAACTGTTTTTATGGAATGGAGGCAACTGTACCTATTTGTAAAGAATAGGTCTTTGGAGGGATTTCTGCCTTCTTCTCACTTGCTGTATGAATCAGACAAGCCCGAGCATCAATTTGATTGATGATGGCTGGGCAGAGATAGTTAAACTCCGTTGCATTCAACAGAGCCTGGATGCTCATGCCATGGGATGTCAGCAGCTTGGTTGTATTGAAACACTGAAGGAAatgacaggggaaaaaaaaaatcacagagagaAATTCCCACTGGAAGACTCTAAAATGCAGTCTGACTCATCACCTTTACTCACTAAAGCTACTTTGTTGATAAAATTAATGCCAGTTAAAATCAGCTCTGCTTTCAGCACTTTGGAATTTGCTTCTAGTAGCCCAAAGAAGATACGCTGACACAACGATGGTATGTCATTCTCCAAGGGAGAAAACCTCCTGTGGAACAAGCTTGGGGATAAGTGGAGATTCACAAGCCTGTTAACTCATTGTATAAAGTTATTAAGGAAATGAGCTTTAATTTCAAAATGGGGTTCATTAGAGATTGAGAAATAGGTTTTGGGACTAATACTCTCTGAGTTGGCCTCAACAAGCCCAAGACACGTTGCTCTTCCTGCTATGACACTGCTTGCAAAAACTCAGCTCCGTTCTGTCTACGTGCCTGGCAGAGTGACTCTCTGCAAAGAGAGATTATTAAATGATACAGATGACTCTTACAGAGGGCAATGCTGGTTAATGAAACAAACCTGCCCCAGCAGGCAGATGCGGTCAACAGCTTAATTGGACCGCAAGCTTAGTTTGAAGAGAAACTCCTCTAGGCAACCAGTCCAAAAAGCAAAAGCTTACCTGGTTAAAATATCTATTTCTCATCTACAAACACATTTCAGACTCTCATGATTGTTCACCAACACTACTTGCAACAACTTCATAGCCAGTGTTGCCAGGGTTGCGACTACTGCTATAATGACTCCAAACTTCAGTCATATCCCAGCATAGCTACATTTTGGTCATTAAAGACCAGCAACGAATAAGTCCGCTGTTGTTGGTGCTGGTTACTGAGCAGCTGAAGGGATTAATGTAGGGCTGGGAAGTCTAGTCTAGAAGAGTCACATGATTTGAGACTCTCACTACCTGACATTCTTGGTCTAATTTGCTCCAAGTTCAATCACTTCCCAAGACACTGTTGGCTGTTTCTGCCAAGGAGAGACACAGAGCTGCTCTTGTTGATTTCAGCACTTTAACTGTGCTTGTCCCTACAACTTCTTCAGATCCCCCACTgcctatttattaatattttttatcctTAGACACCTTCTCCACAATTAACTTTAGCATCTCTCTACGGTTGTAATAAACCTTGTATTAGGAATACTCAGCAGGCAGCACTGTGCTCCTGCAGAGCTAGTTCTCAAGGATGTTTACAACCCAGCACAGCCCAATACTATTCTTCTGAGCTAGTCTCCAAGGATGTTTACAACACAGTCTGCATAGTGAGCCAACGCCttgctgagaaggaagaaaagctcTCTCTTTTTAGAACAAccgttttatttttatttcacactcACCCCTAGGAGGAACAAACAGGCGCATTAAATACTGCACAGCATTTATCTTACCTCCTGAATATTGTCATTTGTGTTTCTGGAATACATAAAGCTCTTTCTGGGCTCACTCACAGACTCATTGCTTTTCTTCCTAGCTAGCCGACTCAGCCGGCCCACTCGGCTTTTCTCCGTGATGCTGGGTGGAGTAGAAGGGTTTACATCTTTGGTGCGCCTCCCAGGTTTTGGAGTCTCTATTGtctctacaaagcgagttccttCAGAGACAGCGTTGTATACCGCCGAGGTCACTTCACTAGAGCTTGCACTCTCCTTGATGTTCCTCCTACCATTCATGTGCTCTGCTGGGCGAGATCCTTTCCCTAGACTAGTTCTAGGATTTTTACCTGAATTATCAGAGTCAAGGTCTGGACAAAAGGCTTTCCGATTGTTTTTACCAGCAGCTGTGTGACTGCGGTGGGAATGGTGCTCGTGGTCTGAGTGATGCTCGTGGTCCAAGTGATGCTCATGGTCAGTGTGATGCTCGTGGTCCGAGTGATGCTCGTGGTCAGCGCGATGCTCGTGGTCATGGTGTATATGGACTCTTTTAATCTTATCTATGCCTATGTTCTGAAGCAATTTTCTGAAGCCTTCAACAGACAAGGAACCATTCTCTCCATAGCGGTAGAATAGCTGCTGCAGATGGTGTCGCTGCATGGTAACTGCCAAGTCAACATTAACGCCAGGTTCccaatttgaatttattttctcagtGGTCTGAGAGAAAGCAGCTGTTGATTGTAGTTCATGAAGGGGGTTTGTAACCCAAAGGGCAAAGGTCAAGATCATGATTACAGATAAATCTGTGGCCATTGCACCTTCCTAGAAAAGatagggggggggggaatgcttTACCATACTTCTAGAACAACTGAAGAAACTTCATGCTGAAAACTGATGCCTAATTACACCACACAGCACTGCTAGTTCTGGCTAGGATAGCATGAGGTACTGTGGAGACATGGGTGACTGACTATGGGCTTGTGGTCTCCTGAAGCAGATGCAGGACAGTCACGTGCAAAGATACAATTAATTAACCCTGCAAATgctccaggaggaggaggaagaggaggaggaggaaaaggaagaagaggaagaggaggaggaagaggaggaggaggaaccatGTGCTCATAGCCATGCCATCAGCTTCTTCCTGAGAACCTCAGCTCAAAAccact
This DNA window, taken from Mus caroli chromosome 18, CAROLI_EIJ_v1.1, whole genome shotgun sequence, encodes the following:
- the Slc39a6 gene encoding zinc transporter ZIP6, whose protein sequence is MATDLSVIMILTFALWVTNPLHELQSTAAFSQTTEKINSNWEPGVNVDLAVTMQRHHLQQLFYRYGENGSLSVEGFRKLLQNIGIDKIKRVHIHHDHEHRADHEHHSDHEHHTDHEHHLDHEHHSDHEHHSHRSHTAAGKNNRKAFCPDLDSDNSGKNPRTSLGKGSRPAEHMNGRRNIKESASSSEVTSAVYNAVSEGTRFVETIETPKPGRRTKDVNPSTPPSITEKSRVGRLSRLARKKSNESVSEPRKSFMYSRNTNDNIQECFNTTKLLTSHGMSIQALLNATEFNYLCPAIINQIDARACLIHTASEKKAEIPPKTYSLQIAWLGGFIAISIISFLSLLGVILVPLMNRVFFKFLLSFLVALAVGTLSGDALLHLLPHSHASHHHSHSHEEPAMEMKRGPLFSHLSAQNIEESSYFDSTWKGLTALGGLYFMFLVEHVLTLIKQFKDKKKKNQKKPESDEDVESKKQLSKYDSQLSSNEEKVDPGERPESYLRADSQEPSPFDSQQPTMLEEEEVMIAHAHPQEVYNEYVPRGCKNKCHSHFHDTLGQSDDLIHHHHDYHHILHHHHHQNHHPHSHSQRYSREELKDAGIATLAWMVIMGDGLHNFSDGLAIGAAFTEGLSSGLSTSVAVFCHELPHELGDFAVLLKAGMTVKQAVLYNALSAMLAYLGMATGIFIGHYAENVSMWIFALTAGLFMYVALVDMVPEMLHNDASDHGCSRWGYFFLQNAGILLGFGIMLLISIFEHKIVFRINF